A window of the Gemmatimonadota bacterium genome harbors these coding sequences:
- the speD gene encoding adenosylmethionine decarboxylase: MSHALSKHLLVDLYGCPADLLNDVTALETVMIEAAQRAGATVINSMFHHFSPFGVSGVVVIQESHLTIHTWPEQGFAAVDLFTCGTQTKPRRALTHLKRALQSTRIEVRQFRRGQGDSSAVKTDLNFRG, encoded by the coding sequence ATGTCCCATGCACTGAGCAAACATCTGCTCGTCGATCTGTACGGTTGCCCCGCCGATCTGCTCAATGACGTCACTGCGCTTGAAACGGTTATGATTGAAGCCGCCCAACGCGCAGGTGCCACGGTTATCAATAGTATGTTTCATCACTTTTCGCCTTTTGGTGTATCGGGTGTTGTGGTCATTCAGGAGAGCCACCTGACCATCCACACCTGGCCGGAGCAGGGTTTTGCAGCGGTTGACCTTTTTACCTGTGGCACGCAGACAAAACCGCGGCGTGCTTTGACTCACTTAAAACGCGCACTCCAATCCACACGGATCGAAGTCCGACAATTCAGGCGTGGGCAAGGCGATTCATCGGCTGTAAAGACCGACCTTAACTTTAGGGGCTGA
- a CDS encoding Rieske (2Fe-2S) protein — translation MSKHRVAKIADLPPGERKIVTINKREIGVLNVDGNLYALRNVCPHRLGPLCKGRVRPLVVWEGEEVGDGRFTDIGHERENEIIKCPWHNWEFELKTGKSITDDDLRVRTYRVEVEDDDVVLYLR, via the coding sequence ATGTCGAAACACAGGGTAGCGAAAATAGCGGATTTGCCCCCTGGCGAGCGCAAAATTGTGACGATTAATAAGCGGGAAATTGGCGTTCTCAATGTGGATGGCAATCTCTATGCTTTGCGCAATGTCTGCCCCCATCGCCTGGGTCCGCTCTGCAAGGGGCGCGTACGTCCATTGGTCGTTTGGGAGGGCGAAGAGGTGGGCGATGGGCGCTTTACCGATATCGGCCATGAACGCGAAAACGAAATTATCAAGTGTCCCTGGCACAACTGGGAGTTTGAGCTGAAGACCGGTAAGTCCATTACAGATGACGATTTGCGCGTGCGTACCTATCGCGTGGAGGTCGAGGATGATGATGTTGTGCTTTATCTGAGGTGA
- a CDS encoding sugar phosphate isomerase/epimerase, whose translation MQLTFSTTVCPDLLLPDALNVATEAGFNRIELFRTFTESSPVHADTSVRMVRERLDNAGVTLTGLNIRNITGRNSSTDERDLRYNMRQVEWDIHLSRALRLQCANLKGGDRTEEAREDFITGINHVLERIPNFTLNIGNHKGNLFENIEDYQGILPELPDRARVLMDAGHLLSAGVDVRAFAEAFADRIGLVHLRDQKGEIPVPFGEGDLPFVDVIGILKGAGYEGELVIELEKVTWGEPVQACAAAREYVEKILS comes from the coding sequence ATGCAACTTACTTTTAGCACGACTGTTTGTCCCGATTTACTTTTGCCCGATGCGCTGAACGTTGCCACAGAAGCGGGCTTTAATCGCATTGAACTTTTTCGCACGTTTACCGAGAGTTCGCCGGTTCACGCGGATACATCGGTGCGTATGGTGCGCGAGCGTCTGGACAATGCGGGCGTTACGCTCACGGGCCTCAATATTCGCAATATTACGGGACGCAATTCCAGCACGGACGAACGCGATTTGAGATACAATATGCGCCAGGTCGAATGGGATATCCATCTTTCTCGCGCTCTGCGGCTACAGTGTGCCAATCTCAAAGGCGGTGATCGCACAGAGGAGGCGCGTGAAGATTTTATTACGGGTATTAATCATGTGCTTGAGCGCATCCCCAATTTTACGCTCAATATAGGCAATCACAAGGGGAATTTGTTCGAGAATATTGAAGATTATCAGGGTATTTTGCCCGAGCTTCCCGATCGCGCCAGGGTGCTGATGGATGCAGGCCATCTCCTTTCAGCAGGCGTTGATGTAAGGGCTTTTGCAGAAGCTTTTGCCGACCGCATTGGTCTTGTTCACCTGAGAGATCAAAAGGGTGAAATACCCGTACCTTTTGGCGAGGGCGATTTGCCTTTTGTAGATGTTATCGGTATTCTCAAGGGCGCGGGTTATGAGGGCGAACTCGTCATTGAGCTGGAAAAAGTCACCTGGGGTGAACCGGTTCAGGCCTGTGCTGCTGCGCGTGAATATGTCGAAAAAATCCTTTCCTGA
- a CDS encoding phytanoyl-CoA dioxygenase family protein: protein MKWTDEQLAQYGEQGYLFMPGLLSSDEVDALNGDVPLLLSGENDGLHRERERGGAVRQVYLAHRSVDAFQELISHPKILHPVRQVLKDDVYIWHSKLNVKDAFEGTVWLWHQDYGYWMWDGVDPRLVSAMVFLDRATLNNGCLMVVSGSHKWGRQEHYADTVTTSYKQWCIDTGTLKEKICEEDIEHITGKPGDVLFFDCNIVHGSGHNMSPLPRKTFIIAYNAISNTPRAVDNPRPDWVVARAFDIV from the coding sequence ATGAAATGGACTGACGAACAACTCGCACAATACGGTGAACAGGGTTATCTCTTTATGCCCGGTTTGCTTTCATCCGATGAGGTTGATGCACTCAATGGCGATGTTCCGCTTTTGCTCAGTGGAGAGAATGACGGGTTGCATCGGGAACGGGAACGCGGCGGTGCTGTGCGTCAGGTTTATCTCGCCCATCGGAGTGTTGACGCTTTTCAGGAGCTTATCAGTCACCCGAAAATCCTGCATCCCGTTCGACAGGTTCTCAAAGATGATGTGTATATCTGGCACTCGAAACTCAATGTCAAGGATGCGTTTGAAGGCACGGTCTGGCTGTGGCACCAGGACTATGGGTACTGGATGTGGGATGGGGTTGATCCGCGTCTCGTTTCCGCTATGGTTTTTCTGGATCGGGCTACGCTCAATAACGGCTGTTTGATGGTGGTATCGGGGTCTCATAAATGGGGGCGTCAAGAGCACTATGCGGATACGGTTACGACGAGCTATAAGCAGTGGTGTATTGATACAGGTACCCTGAAAGAAAAAATTTGTGAGGAAGATATTGAGCATATTACGGGAAAGCCGGGCGATGTGCTGTTTTTTGATTGCAATATTGTGCATGGCTCTGGCCACAATATGTCGCCGTTGCCTCGCAAGACATTTATTATCGCGTACAATGCCATATCCAATACACCCCGTGCGGTGGATAATCCCCGACCCGATTGGGTGGTGGCGCGTGCGTTTGATATTGTTTGA
- a CDS encoding amidohydrolase family protein translates to MSATTTVPRTNGRANALTKMTIVDCDVHHSSGKGDALYPYMPRHFVEYIKDFGTMMPRLGYTNMPGGGARKDLWDDPKENPAHQPQVCIEKHLDVYDIDYAILTGGPYAAAVHNNPDYASAYCSAFNDWTKDHWISADPRFRASIHICPVDPQLAVKEIDRLGPDPAFVQVMMPAGARMPFGNRHYHPIYEVCERHGLPVSVHFGAEGAGLAAPPTAAGYPTYYLEMRMARPQIAQAHVTSLVVEGVFEKFENFHFIFVEMDTFWLPGLMWHLDLDWRALRDYTPWVKRLPSEYIREHIRLGTQPMPDIPGGKEDLETYLRWMHAEDTLVFASDYPHWDWDEPGHVLRNIDRDLKKRIMGENAGEIFGLF, encoded by the coding sequence ATGTCTGCTACTACAACTGTTCCGCGTACCAATGGCAGGGCTAATGCGCTAACAAAAATGACGATTGTAGATTGCGATGTACATCATTCTTCGGGCAAGGGTGATGCGCTCTATCCGTATATGCCGCGCCACTTTGTCGAGTATATCAAAGATTTTGGTACGATGATGCCCCGGCTTGGGTACACCAATATGCCAGGAGGTGGGGCGCGAAAAGATCTGTGGGACGATCCAAAGGAAAATCCCGCCCATCAGCCACAGGTTTGTATTGAGAAGCACCTCGATGTTTATGATATAGATTACGCGATTCTCACGGGTGGGCCTTATGCAGCAGCTGTTCACAACAACCCGGATTACGCATCGGCTTATTGCAGTGCGTTTAACGATTGGACAAAAGACCACTGGATCAGTGCCGACCCGAGGTTTCGGGCTTCGATCCATATTTGCCCCGTAGATCCGCAACTTGCGGTCAAGGAAATCGATCGTCTGGGTCCCGACCCGGCTTTTGTGCAGGTTATGATGCCCGCGGGCGCCCGCATGCCTTTTGGCAACCGCCATTACCATCCCATTTACGAGGTCTGTGAGAGACACGGGTTGCCCGTTTCGGTTCATTTTGGGGCTGAAGGCGCAGGTCTTGCAGCACCGCCCACTGCTGCGGGATATCCCACCTATTATCTCGAGATGCGGATGGCGCGGCCCCAAATTGCACAGGCTCATGTCACCAGTCTCGTTGTGGAAGGCGTGTTTGAGAAATTCGAGAATTTCCACTTTATATTTGTCGAGATGGATACTTTCTGGCTGCCGGGTCTTATGTGGCACCTCGATCTCGATTGGCGCGCGTTGCGCGACTATACGCCTTGGGTCAAACGCCTGCCCAGCGAGTATATCCGCGAGCATATTCGCCTGGGTACGCAACCTATGCCCGATATACCCGGCGGAAAAGAAGATCTGGAGACGTATTTGCGCTGGATGCACGCCGAGGATACCCTTGTTTTTGCCAGTGATTATCCACATTGGGACTGGGATGAACCCGGTCACGTGCTTCGCAATATTGATCGCGATCTAAAGAAGCGTATTATGGGCGAGAATGCCGGCGAAATATTTGGGCTTTTCTGA